A portion of the Oceanidesulfovibrio indonesiensis genome contains these proteins:
- a CDS encoding FliI/YscN family ATPase: protein MSLTPAAASRVLQSTRPCRSYGKVCKVVGMIAEGCGVRAPLGTVCSLIPDGEGANGSEIAAEIVGFKDNAVLFMPYGDMRGIQPGSLIRSDGAAPLMPVGESFLGRAVDAFGRPLDGHAGSVAADDHYPLFAEPPNPLSRPRIADPLDVGVRAINGLLTLGKGQRVGIMAGSGVGKSTLMGMMARYTEADINVIALVGERGREVVEFMEKDLGPEGMARSVLVVATSDQSPLVRMRAAYAATSMAEYFRDQGRNVLLMMDSVTRFAMAGREVGLAVGEPPTSRGYTPSVFSHLPKLLERAGRSEKGTITGIYTVLVDGDDFNEPIADATRSILDGHIVLTRDLADKGHYPSIDVLKSVSRLRGDVTPDEVQQAGRKALRHLATFNKVEDMVNIGAYSQGSNPEIDKALQMVGPLNEYLRQAVGNPADLEASFQALTKLAGS, encoded by the coding sequence ATGAGCCTGACCCCGGCCGCCGCGTCGCGCGTCCTTCAGTCCACTCGGCCGTGCCGTTCCTACGGCAAGGTCTGCAAAGTGGTGGGCATGATCGCCGAGGGGTGCGGCGTGCGAGCCCCCCTGGGCACGGTCTGCTCGCTCATTCCTGACGGCGAGGGCGCAAACGGCAGCGAAATCGCCGCCGAGATAGTTGGGTTCAAGGATAACGCCGTGCTCTTCATGCCGTATGGCGACATGCGCGGCATCCAGCCCGGATCGCTCATCCGCAGCGATGGCGCGGCGCCGCTCATGCCTGTGGGGGAATCCTTTCTGGGGCGAGCCGTGGACGCATTCGGCAGGCCGCTGGACGGGCACGCCGGTTCGGTTGCCGCCGACGATCATTATCCACTTTTCGCCGAGCCGCCCAATCCTCTTTCCCGCCCCCGCATCGCCGATCCCCTGGACGTGGGCGTCCGCGCCATCAATGGCCTGCTCACCCTGGGCAAGGGCCAGCGCGTGGGCATCATGGCAGGCAGCGGCGTTGGCAAATCCACCCTCATGGGCATGATGGCCCGCTACACTGAGGCCGACATCAACGTCATCGCCCTGGTGGGCGAGCGCGGCCGCGAGGTGGTGGAGTTCATGGAAAAGGATCTCGGTCCCGAGGGCATGGCTCGCTCCGTGCTTGTGGTGGCCACGTCCGATCAGTCGCCGCTCGTGCGCATGCGCGCGGCCTACGCCGCCACGAGTATGGCCGAATACTTCCGCGACCAGGGCAGGAACGTTCTGCTGATGATGGACTCCGTGACGCGTTTCGCCATGGCGGGACGCGAGGTGGGCCTTGCCGTGGGCGAGCCGCCCACATCACGCGGATACACGCCGTCCGTATTCTCGCATCTGCCCAAACTTCTGGAGCGCGCCGGGCGCAGCGAAAAGGGCACCATCACCGGCATCTACACCGTGCTCGTGGACGGCGACGATTTCAACGAGCCCATAGCCGACGCCACACGCTCAATCCTGGATGGGCACATCGTGCTCACTCGCGACCTGGCCGACAAGGGCCATTACCCTTCCATCGACGTGCTCAAATCCGTGAGCCGCCTGCGCGGGGATGTTACGCCGGATGAAGTTCAGCAGGCCGGCCGCAAGGCGCTGCGCCATCTCGCCACCTTCAACAAGGTGGAGGACATGGTGAACATCGGCGCGTACTCCCAGGGCTCCAACCCGGAGATCGACAAGGCGTTGCAGATGGTCGGGCCTCTGAACGAGTACCTGCGCCAGGCCGTGGGCAACCCGGCCGATCTCGAAGCCAGCTTCCAGGCCCTTACCAAGCTCGCCGGGTCATAA
- a CDS encoding EF-hand domain-containing protein — MRRHLTIFVMALTIIALSVPAIAMMGGGGMGGSSRGGGHMGGSSDSLNDIMMNRSNSHMGNAQDHYQEHMGATGQEHDQYHQEHMGYGQGSARNDNAVGQSFRRGDVNRDGALDMNEFHRAFPDMTHQEFMNMDANQDGVLDHNEWTNR; from the coding sequence ATGCGCAGACATCTCACCATTTTCGTAATGGCTCTGACCATCATCGCTCTCTCTGTTCCGGCGATCGCCATGATGGGCGGCGGGGGCATGGGCGGGTCCAGCCGAGGCGGCGGCCACATGGGCGGTTCCAGCGACAGCCTGAACGACATCATGATGAACCGCAGCAACAGCCATATGGGCAACGCCCAGGACCACTATCAGGAGCACATGGGAGCCACCGGCCAGGAGCATGACCAGTATCACCAGGAGCACATGGGCTACGGCCAGGGCAGTGCCCGCAACGACAACGCCGTCGGGCAGTCCTTCCGCCGCGGCGACGTGAACCGCGACGGCGCTCTGGACATGAACGAGTTCCACCGCGCCTTTCCGGACATGACGCATCAGGAATTCATGAATATGGACGCCAACCAGGACGGCGTGCTCGATCACAACGAGTGGACCAACCGCTGA
- a CDS encoding cytochrome B6 — protein MRLCTRHLLIVVCLASLIAASPVAARAQDKDTKPLAPHERMGIPEDVDPIAETYMPVVIEKDFETIMEQDVADKPDVMKRQQELLERRYDLSDNPSDVMMSAGRKAVQQGVRVKLPEGMTWDKLAEMPPEEIKEKELFPRGFLPLPHVKHAVGGQVFPQDQIDEIQKLEQRSLERFDVDFDIPEHFLPEFPPPIFLTTRPDLGDVSQGKLLSIDNYYEIMNGILTPVQMEGLRLLLTPFPQQQFNQTEDRKVEKPSLGVSCLDCHANGHTNGAFHLNPDTRPQVARLRLDTVSLRGMFNQQIHGSKRSLRSIEDFTEFEQRTAYFDGDHVIAAKKGVNLPDRASQVAMMAQMQNIFNFPPAPKLDVFGKLIPEKATESELKGQELFFGDAKCGECHPAPFYLDDKMHDLQVERFYNFQMINGEYIIAEGPIKTFTLRGIKDSPPYLHDGRLLTLEDTVEFFALVTGVKLNAEQKKDLTAFMRAL, from the coding sequence ATGCGACTATGCACACGCCATCTGTTGATCGTGGTCTGCCTTGCCTCGCTGATCGCCGCGTCACCCGTTGCGGCGCGGGCGCAGGACAAGGATACGAAACCCCTGGCGCCTCACGAAAGAATGGGCATCCCCGAAGATGTTGATCCCATCGCCGAAACCTACATGCCCGTGGTGATCGAAAAGGACTTCGAAACCATCATGGAACAGGACGTGGCCGACAAGCCGGACGTCATGAAACGGCAACAGGAACTGCTGGAACGCCGCTATGATCTTTCGGACAATCCATCCGACGTCATGATGTCGGCAGGTCGTAAGGCCGTGCAGCAGGGCGTGCGCGTCAAGCTGCCTGAAGGCATGACATGGGACAAGCTCGCTGAGATGCCCCCCGAAGAGATAAAGGAAAAGGAGCTCTTTCCGCGCGGGTTCCTGCCCCTGCCGCACGTAAAGCACGCGGTGGGCGGCCAGGTCTTCCCGCAGGATCAGATCGACGAGATCCAGAAGCTGGAGCAGCGCTCTCTGGAGCGGTTCGACGTGGACTTCGACATCCCCGAGCACTTCCTGCCCGAATTCCCGCCGCCCATCTTTCTGACCACGCGTCCGGACCTTGGCGACGTCTCCCAGGGCAAGCTGCTCTCCATCGACAATTATTATGAGATCATGAACGGGATTCTGACGCCGGTGCAGATGGAAGGTCTGCGCCTGCTGCTCACTCCGTTCCCGCAGCAGCAGTTCAACCAGACCGAGGACCGTAAGGTGGAGAAACCCAGCCTGGGCGTCTCCTGTCTGGACTGCCACGCCAACGGCCACACCAACGGCGCCTTCCACCTGAACCCGGACACCCGGCCGCAGGTTGCGCGTCTGCGTCTGGATACCGTGAGCCTGCGCGGCATGTTCAACCAGCAGATCCACGGCTCCAAGCGCTCGCTGCGCTCCATCGAGGACTTCACGGAGTTCGAGCAGCGCACCGCGTACTTCGACGGCGACCACGTGATAGCGGCCAAGAAAGGCGTGAACCTGCCGGATCGCGCCAGCCAGGTGGCCATGATGGCGCAGATGCAGAACATCTTCAACTTCCCGCCCGCGCCCAAACTGGACGTTTTCGGCAAGCTCATTCCCGAAAAGGCCACGGAAAGCGAGCTCAAGGGGCAGGAGTTGTTCTTCGGCGACGCCAAATGCGGCGAGTGCCACCCGGCGCCGTTCTATCTGGACGACAAGATGCACGACCTGCAGGTCGAGCGCTTCTACAACTTCCAGATGATCAACGGCGAATACATCATCGCCGAGGGGCCGATAAAGACCTTCACCCTGCGTGGCATCAAGGACTCCCCACCGTACCTGCACGACGGCCGGCTGCTGACCCTGGAGGACACGGTGGAGTTCTTCGCGCTGGTGACAGGCGTGAAGCTGAACGCGGAGCAAAAAAAGGACCTCACGGCCTTCATGCGCGCGCTGTAG
- a CDS encoding mechanosensitive ion channel family protein has protein sequence MDFQLALSAWFIPPLALLGGILAGLAAHAVLHAIARHAAAATPFLIDDLLVRWLRQPVRLGLMLIGMLLARNIAPLPEHIQPAADHIFAILWIAALTWIVVAAANLGEDLMLARLDLDKRDNLRARQMVTKLKVFKRIVVVLVIIIALAAALMTFDSVRAVGASLLASAGVVGIVVGFSAQKTIATVFAGVQIALTQPIRIDDVVVVEGEWGRIEEITFTYVVVAVWDQRRLILPITYFIDNPIQNWTRTRSDILGTVFLYADYTVDLDGLRTELMRIVKEDAGELWDGRLAILQVTEARERTLELRALVSAPSGPKAWDLRCLVRERLIEYLRREQPGALPRVRIEEGNLDMEKDSEESAESDKPQRLAEGNDKTGPE, from the coding sequence ATGGACTTCCAGCTCGCATTGTCCGCATGGTTCATCCCGCCCCTTGCCCTGCTCGGCGGCATCCTTGCCGGATTGGCGGCGCACGCCGTCTTGCACGCAATCGCCAGACACGCCGCCGCAGCCACTCCTTTCCTTATCGACGACCTGCTGGTGCGCTGGCTCCGCCAGCCTGTGCGCCTCGGGCTCATGCTCATCGGCATGCTCCTGGCGCGTAATATCGCCCCACTGCCCGAGCATATACAACCCGCGGCGGACCACATCTTCGCCATCCTCTGGATAGCGGCTCTGACCTGGATCGTCGTGGCGGCGGCGAATCTGGGCGAGGACCTCATGCTTGCCCGGCTCGACCTGGACAAGCGCGACAACCTGCGCGCGCGGCAGATGGTCACCAAGCTCAAGGTCTTCAAACGCATCGTGGTGGTGCTCGTTATCATCATCGCTCTGGCCGCAGCGCTCATGACCTTCGACTCGGTCCGCGCCGTGGGTGCGAGCCTGCTCGCTTCGGCCGGCGTGGTGGGCATCGTGGTGGGGTTTTCGGCGCAGAAGACCATCGCCACGGTCTTCGCCGGCGTGCAGATCGCCCTCACCCAGCCCATCCGCATAGACGACGTCGTGGTTGTGGAAGGGGAATGGGGCCGCATCGAGGAAATCACCTTCACCTACGTGGTGGTGGCCGTCTGGGACCAACGCCGGCTCATCCTGCCCATCACCTATTTCATCGACAACCCCATCCAGAACTGGACGCGCACCCGGTCAGACATCCTGGGCACTGTCTTCCTGTATGCGGACTACACGGTGGACCTTGATGGCCTGCGCACCGAACTGATGCGCATCGTGAAGGAGGATGCCGGGGAACTGTGGGACGGCCGGCTGGCCATCCTCCAGGTGACCGAGGCCAGGGAACGAACTCTGGAGCTGCGCGCTCTGGTGAGCGCTCCGAGCGGCCCCAAGGCCTGGGACCTGCGTTGCCTGGTGCGGGAACGGCTCATCGAGTACCTGCGGCGCGAGCAGCCCGGGGCCCTGCCGCGAGTGCGGATTGAGGAGGGGAACCTGGATATGGAGAAAGATTCGGAAGAGTCCGCGGAATCCGACAAGCCCCAGCGTCTCGCAGAAGGAAACGATAAAACCGGACCGGAGTAA